A genomic stretch from Saccharomyces paradoxus chromosome XVI, complete sequence includes:
- the PRM3 gene encoding pheromone-regulated protein PRM3 (Protein required for nuclear envelope fusion during karyogamy~similar to YPL192C) produces MSAVKKDNTAPNPLKRENDHAKSRTHKVTEASSKLADNFHINKSNNTELSSEKPSIDSKYHIKKAVSPGRVRKRKTTTFPTKSRPKSKKKDASESKTEKENKGTFYQGAIFGSFLGAAVTTVLSNLAVKALQN; encoded by the coding sequence atgtcAGCTGTGAAGAAAGACAATACTGCACCGAATCCACTGAAGAGAGAGAACGACCACGCAAAGTCTAGAACGCATAAAGTAACAGAAGCCAGTTCGAAACTTGCTGATAACTTTCATATAAACAAATCCAACAATACGGAACTGTCTAGTGAAAAGCCATCAATTGATAGTAAATATCACATTAAGAAGGCCGTGTCGCCTGGTAGAGTTAGGAAGCGCAAAACGACAACATTTCCCACGAAGTCACGTCCGAAaagtaagaaaaaagacGCTTCTGAAAGCAAAACAGAGAAGGAGAATAAAGGCACATTTTACCAAGGTGCTATTTTCGGTTCATTTCTCGGTGCTGCTGTAACGACTGTTTTAAGTAACCTAGCGGTAAAAGCTCTTCAGAATTAG
- the RSA1 gene encoding Rsa1p (Protein involved in the assembly of 60S ribosomal subunits~similar to YPL193W), which yields MNYNNFGNSNSDGHSRLPKPTYSGTLSDGYDESKTKRQKTESAFNGAYSPSLYLNSSHYENSWNTGYTPQLHPFTPHNQYFHPTPPSTQYNFSSPPDYTRNCIPPVNKNVPYSPAFNLSKRPSSYCESAQSLKDNNDYQRSINYEDIAISTAKERYLVVQEKGQKDKLMNEISLVPSSENQTSVKPAKIPRKDIRLANFSTKDEHNVGLDEEEDDEELESEGLGKVVLVPGTSIALITDEDVKKWREERKKMWLLKISNNKRKHMQDMGIKEDELKNQPSIFKESRKEKQFIQSIQNQVQRGNPKIDLNLKLIQREFANENSQLLDFISELGDAGLLEYELSQEEKDVLFGTSEDNNKNNYKPNYRNKKANLNRSNFPRNK from the coding sequence ATGAATTATAataattttggaaattcGAACAGTGATGGACATTCTAGGCTTCCCAAACCTACATACTCCGGAACACTATCAGATGGTTATGATGAATCGAAAACTAAAAGGCAAAAGACAGAGTCTGCTTTTAATGGAGCTTATTCACCCAGTCTGTATTTGAACTCTTCACATTACGAAAACTCGTGGAATACCGGTTACACTCCTCAACTTCATCCCTTCACCCCCCATAATCAATATTTCCATCCAACACCACCATCGACTCAGtacaatttttcaagtcctCCCGATTATACAAGAAATTGCATACCTCcagtaaataaaaatgtacCATATTCGCCTGCATTCAACTTATCGAAGCGGCCATCATCGTATTGTGAAAGCGCTCAATCCCTAAAGGATAATAACGATTACCAGAGGTCAATTAATTATGAAGATATTGCGATTTCAACAGCAAAGGAAAGGTACTTGGTTGTACAGGAAAAGGGACAAAAAGACAAGCTTATGAATGAAATAAGTTTAGTGCCATCAAGCGAGAACCAAACATCCGTGAAGCCTGCGAAAATTCCAAGAAAGGATATAAGGTTGGCAAATTTCAGTACGAAAGATGAGCACAATGTGGGACtagatgaggaagaagatgatgaggaATTAGAATCAGAGGGCTTGGGAAAGGTGGTTTTGGTTCCTGGAACTTCTATAGCATTAATTACTGATGAAGATGTTAAAAAGTGGAGagaggaaagaaaaaaaatgtggCTGCTGAAAATCTCCAATAACAAAAGGAAGCATATGCAAGACATGGGCATAAAGGAAGACGAATTGAAGAATCAGCCCAGCATTTTCAAAGAGtcaaggaaagaaaagcaatttATACAGAGTATTCAAAATCAGGTACAGAGAGGAAATCCGAAGATTGACTTGAACTTAAAATTGATACAGCGAGAATTTGCGAACGAAAATTCTCAACTCTTAGATTTCATAAGCGAACTGGGAGATGCCGGCTTACTGGAATATGAGTTATctcaagaagaaaaagatgtCCTTTTTGGCACCTCTgaagataataataaaaataattaCAAACCAAATTacagaaataaaaaagcCAATCTGAATAGAAGTAACTTTCCTAGGAATAAGTAA